A DNA window from Bos mutus isolate GX-2022 chromosome 11, NWIPB_WYAK_1.1, whole genome shotgun sequence contains the following coding sequences:
- the TPRN gene encoding taperin → MGGGPGVGPLREGRRRAVAAVPGERWLRRPLRSMAGLGRPGPAPRAAMPAWKREILERKRAKLAALGGGAAPVAGAGATETAGPATEPLVLAESLGPLRENPFMRLESERRHGPRRGGGAGVAGPGARPAEQLLELYCCVPGLRTIRADNILIIESAPGFPPAPAPNPGLGPGGTARIRAAEVLVYEAPPPPGRVSRLLQKFDPPAAPRRRGSPERVRPTPPPSSGPAVPRVGERAACFQSDPERCGSGLGPRPRRSDFLHKTSNNSFTVHPRGLRHSAGTCPLPNGPGAPESRAGAAKGFEDSAPGPGEWKPKVESGEAPAHQSPSPGTPSATPAAAPALPTLSPSSATPSQRQWVSAATSANDSFEIRPAPKPDMGRIPAGDLQARALASLRVNSRNSFVVIPKRKTSGAPPGEGRRSVAPPEEEGWASQHPEPEAQLVPGVNGVFAGERSPSRIEEGGSPAPTTALVDPAVRWRRPPSPPPSPPAAAEAEPAQGFQTPGLAKNGREPGRPGLPITFIDEVDSEDEVPQEAKLPCSGVGAPPQYHPHPTRPGHLSELQRRGGNTFTVVPKRKPGAVQANGEARPREAEEEEPGRVSEPSAAAGTSLKKRYPTVHEIEVIGGYLALQKSCLTKAGSSRKKMKISFNDKSLQTTFEYPPESSLQEAEAEEEEEGDAEEDAEAYSPDGAAEKPLALFLPRATFVSSVGPESPRLPDGSSGLSSYTPKHSVAFSKWPEQVLERTPSAEEAPSKEVMLTPARQNDLSDFRSEPALYF, encoded by the exons ATGGGCGGCGGCCCGGGGGTGGGGCCGCTGCGCGAAGGCCGGCGGCGGGCGGTGGCTGCAGTCCCTGGCGAGCGCTGGCTCCGGCGGCCACTCCGCAGCATGGCCGGCTTGGGGCGGCCGGGCCCAGCGCCCCGCGCCGCGATGCCTGCCTGGAAGCGAGAGATCCTCGAACGAAAGCGGGCTAAGCTGGCGGCTTTGGGCGGGGGCGCGGCGCCGGTCGCTGGGGCGGGCGCGACGGAGACCGCGGGGCCGGCGACCGAGCCGCTGGTGCTGGCCGAGAGTCTGGGCCCGCTGCGCGAAAACCCGTTCATGCGGCTCGAGTCAGAGCGGCGGCACGGGCCGCGGCGCGGCGGGGGCGCGGGCGTGGCGGGGCCCGGAGCGCGGCCCGCGGAGCAGCTGCTGGAGCTGTACTGCTGCGTGCCGGGCTTGCGCACCATCCGAGCCGACAACATCCTCATCATCGAGTCGGCGCCCGGCTTtccgcccgcgcccgcgcccaACCCGGGCCTCGGTCCTGGCGGGACCGCCCGCATCCGCGCCGCGGAGGTGCTTGTGTACGAGGCACCGCCGCCGCCCGGCCGCGTCAGCCGCCTGCTCCAGAAGTTCGACCCGCCGGCCGCGCCGCGCCGCCGCGGGAGCCCGGAGCGCGTCCGTCCCACGCCGCCGCCCTCTTCGGGCCCGGCCGTTCCACGCGTGGGCGAGCGCGCCGCCTGCTTCCAGTCCGATCCGGAGCGCTGCGGCTCAGGCCTTGGCCCCAGGCCCCGGCGCAGCGACTTCTTGCACAAGACCAGCAACAACTCCTTCACTGTCCACCCGCGGGGCCTGCGCCATAGTGCGGGCACTTGCCCACTCCCCAACGGGCCCGGGGCCCCAGAGTCCCGGGCCGGCGCTGCCAAGGGCTTTGAGGACTCCGCGCCTGGGCCAGGCGAGTGGAAGCCAAAGGTGGAGTCGGGGGAGGCCCCCGCCCACCAGTCCCCCAGCCCGGGGACCCCCAGTGCCACTCCAGCCGCGGCTCCGGCCTTGCCCACGCTCAGCCCTTCCAGTGCCACTCCCAGCCAGCGCCAGTGGGTCTCCGCGGCCACCAGCGCCAATGACTCCTTTGAGATACGGCCAGCCCCCAAGCCAGACATGGGTAGGATCCCTGCCGGGGATCTCCAGGCCCGGGCTCTGGCTAGCCTTCGAGTGAACTCTCGAAACTCTTTCGTAGTCATCCCCAAGCGCAAGACCTCTGGGGCTCCTCCTGGGGAAGGGAGGCGGTCCGTGGCACCTCCAGAGGAAGAAGGCTGGGCCTCCCAGCACCCGGAGCCTGAAGCCCAGCTGGTGCCTGGAGTGAATGGTGTGTTTGCAGGGGAAAGGAGCCCCTCCAGGATCGAGGAGGGGGGCAGCCCCGCACCCACCACTGCCCTTGTGGACCCTGCCGTCAGGTGGCGAAGGCCACCCTCACCACCGCCGTCTCCACcggctgctgctgaagctgagccTGCCCAGGGCTTCCAGACTCCTGGCTTGGCCAAGAACGGCAGGGAGCCTGGGCGGCCAGGGCTGCCCATCACTTTCATTGATGAGGTGGACTCGGAGGACGAGGTTCCCCAAGAAGCCAAACTGCCCTGCTCCGGGGTTGGTGCGCCTCCCCAGTACCACCCACATCCAACCAGGCCTGGCCACTTGTCAGAGCTCCAGCGTCGGGGTGGCAACACCTTCACAGTGGTGCCTAAGAGGAAACCAGGGGCCGTGCAGGCCAACGGTGAGGCCAGGCCAAGGGAGGCTGAGGAAGAGGAACCAGGCAGAGTTTCGGAGCCCTCTGCTGCTGCGGGGACCTCGCTGAAGAAGCGCTACCCCACCGTGCACGAGATCGAGGTGATTGGCGGCTACCTGGCCCTGCAGAAGTCCTGTCTCACCAAGGCCGGCTCCTCAAGAAAGAAG ATGAAGATCTCCTTCAACGACAAGAGCCTGCAGACCACATTTGAGTACCCCCCTGAGAGCTCCCTGCAGGAGgcggaggcagaggaggaggaggagggggacgcAGAGGAGGATGCGGAGGCTTACAGCCCTGATGGTGCAGCGGAGAAGCCCCTCGCGCTCTTCCTGCCCCGGGCCACGTTTGTGAGCAGCGTGGGGCCCGAGAGCCCGCGGCTGCCAGACGGCAGCTCTG GCCTGTCCAGCTACACACCGAAGCACTCCGTGGCTTTCAGCAAGTGGCCGGAgcaggtgctggagaggactccgAGCGCGGAGGAGGCCCCGTCCAAGGAGGTCATG CTCACCCCCGCCCGTCAGAACGACCTCTCGGACTTCCGAAGCGAGCCAGCCCTCTACTTCTGA
- the SSNA1 gene encoding microtubule nucleation factor SSNA1 yields MTQQGAALQNYNNELVKCIEELCQKREELCRQIQQEEEEKQRLQNEVRQLTEKLARVNENLARKIASRNEFDRTIAETEAAYLKILESSQTLLSVLKREAGNLTKATASEQKSSGGKES; encoded by the exons ATGACCCAGCAAGGCGCGGCGCTGCAGAATTACAACAACGAGCTGGTCAAGT GCATCGAGGAGCTGTGCCAGAAGCGGGAGGAGCTGTGCCGGCAGAtccagcaggaggaggaggagaagcagaggctGCAGAACGAGGTGAGGCAGCTGACGGAGAAGCTGGCCCGAGTCAACGAGAACCTGGCGCGTAAGATCGCCTCTCGGAACGAGTTCGATCGGACCATCGCGGAGACAGAAGCCGCCTACCTCAAG ATCCTGGAGAGCTCGCAGACTCTGCTTAGTGTCCTGAAGCGAGAAGCGGGGAACCTGACAAAGGCCACAGCCTCAGAGCAGAAGAGCAGTGGAGGCAAGGAGAGCTGA